From Bombyx mori chromosome 10, ASM3026992v2, a single genomic window includes:
- the LOC101736520 gene encoding A-kinase anchor protein 1, mitochondrial isoform X3, with protein MAPCRQLLMWSVPSIAVLLGIFWFKKKREYAKSDPGGRERLKSLKEELAEVLNAQAEANRGSPISKLEHSIIKSSPIDIIPNGTNSQRSSPLELTDEEIDLEIEKIIRIKSIGKEKRMSAGFDKQNLIVSSCTTEPSFVVKELQNNLCSHVQLQQSSPKNSEMHIIDSNHSFSSNVNSNKDLLDSEAECYKKNSTNNGTETFVSEGDTIENTSEGTEGLQPLDVVDEPCNTGDNNDRFSTSQRRLLSERDSANHSPVDPLLASPSMCNFSDNHSEGSSDSGKGCSEAASPPPASLNIVPTETDLRIHQFVLSQNLVGLLIGKHGSFVTQIKAKTGASVYVRRHPESSKQKICAVEGTQSEIEAALDMIKEKFPEKKFPNFSLQEISAELYQKLTPLIPEFLQLVESVNNDTILTCLVSAGHFFLQQPLHPTFPSLHVLHRLMAATYQNPDVPSLPRPVKEGAICAAPTENNWYRAQVISTSEENDTSVVKLVDFGGYLTVDNDQLKQIRSDFMTLPFQATEALLAFVKPANNVEWSGEALRIMAGLTAGQLLHAQVAGYDETGLPLVHLYLTLHPQQVIFLNRELVERGLAEWDVPPDS; from the exons ATGGCACCTTGTCGTCAACTACTCATGTGGTCAGTACCATCCATAGCAGTCTTATTGGGTATTTTTTGGTTCAAGAAAAAAAGGGAATATGCAAAGTCTGACCCAGGTGGAAGAGAACGGCTAAAGAGTTTGAAAGAGGAACTTGCTGAGGTTTTGAACGCACAAGCTGAGGCAAATCGAGGCTCGCCTATAAGCAAATTAGAGCACTCTATCATTAAATCATCTCCTATTGATATCATACCTAACGGCACAAATTCACAGCGATCATCCCCTTTGGAACTCACTGACGAAGAAATTGATCTGGAGATAGAAAAAATAATCAGAATAAAATCCATTGGAAAAGAGAAGAGAATGTCAGCTGGCTTTGACAAACAAAATTTGATTGTGAGCTCATGTACTACAGAACCCTCCTTCGTAGTTAAGGAGTTGCAGAATAATTTGTGTTCACATGTTCAGCTCCAACAATCTTCACCTAAAAACTCAGAAATGCACATAATAGACAGTAATCATAGCTTTAGTAGTAATGTAAATTCTAATAAGGATCTGCTTGATTCAGAAGcagaatgttataaaaaaaatagtacaaacAATGGGACTGAGACCTTTGTGTCTGAAGGTGATACAATAGAAAATACCTCTGAAGGTACAGAAGGATTACAACCACTTGATGTTGTTGATGAACCCTGCAATACAGGTGACAACAATGATAGGTTTTCCACTTCACAAAGAAGACTCCTTTCGGAGAGGGACTCTGCTAATCATAGTCCTGTTGATCCTTTATTAGCTAGTCCCTCAATGTGCAATTTTTCAGATAATCACAGTGAG GGTTCAAGTGACAGTGGTAAAGGCTGTTCTGAGGCTGCTAGCCCTCCTCCTGCCAGTTTAAATATAGTTCCAACAGAAACAGACCTTAGGATACACCAATTTGTTTTATCTCAAAATCTTGTAGGTCTTTTAATAGGAAAACATGGTTCATTTGTGACTCAAATTAAAGCCAAAACTGGTGCAAGTGTTTACGTCAGAAGGCATCCTGAATCTTCCAAACAGAAAATATGTGCAGTTGAAG gAACACAAAGTGAAATAGAAGCAGCTTTAGATATGATAAAAGAAAAATTTCCTGAAAAAAAATTCCCAAACTTCTCACTGCAAGAAATCAGTGCTGAACTCTACCAAAAACTCACACCTCTCATCCCTGAGTTTTTACAA TTGGTCGAATCTGTGAATAACGACACGATATTGACGTGTCTGGTGAGTGCGGGGCACTTCTTCCTCCAGCAGCCCCTGCACCCCACGTTTCCGTCGCTGCACGTGCTTCACCGGCTAATGGCCGCCACGTACCAGAACCCGGATGTGCCGTCGTTGCCACGCCCCGTGAAAG AGGGAGCTATCTGTGCTGCGCCTACTGAAAATAATTGGTATCGCGCCCAAGTGATATCTACCTCTGAAGAGAATGATACATCTGTCGTGAAACTAGTGGACTTCGGTGGATATCTCACTGTTGACAACGATCAGCTCAAACAGATCCGCTCCGATTTTATGACACTGCCTTTCCAGGCGACGGAGGCTCTCTTAGCATTTGTGAAACCAGCTAACAATG TAGAGTGGAGCGGAGAGGCTTTACGTATAATGGCCGGTTTGACCGCGGGGCAGCTCCTACACGCGCAGGTCGCAGGCTACGACGAGACTGGCCTGCCTCTTGTACATCTATACCTCACATTACATCCTCAA cAAGTCATATTCCTGAATAGAGAGCTAGTAGAACGCGGACTGGCGGAGTGGGATGTTCCACCAGACTCCTGA
- the LOC101736520 gene encoding A-kinase anchor protein 1, mitochondrial isoform X4, giving the protein MAPCRQLLMWSVPSIAVLLGIFWFKKKREYAKSDPGGRERLKSLKEELAEVLNAQAEANRGSPISKLEHSIIKSSPIDIIPNGTNSQRSSPLELTDEEIDLEIEKIIRIKSIGKEKRMSAGFDKQNLIVSSCTTEPSFVVKELQNNLCSHVQLQQSSPKNSEMHIIDSNHSFSSNVNSNKDLLDSEAECYKKNSTNNGTETFVSEGDTIENTSEGTEGLQPLDVVDEPCNTGDNNDRFSTSQRRLLSERDSANHSPVDPLLASPSMCNFSDNHSEGSSDSGKGCSEAASPPPASLNIVPTETDLRIHQFVLSQNLVGLLIGKHGSFVTQIKAKTGASVYVRRHPESSKQKICAVEGTQSEIEAALDMIKEKFPEKKFPNFSLQEISAELYQKLTPLIPEFLQLVESVNNDTILTCLVSAGHFFLQQPLHPTFPSLHVLHRLMAATYQNPDVPSLPRPVKEGAICAAPTENNWYRAQVISTSEENDTSVVKLVDFGGYLTVDNDQLKQIRSDFMTLPFQATEALLAFVKPANNEWSGEALRIMAGLTAGQLLHAQVAGYDETGLPLVHLYLTLHPQQVIFLNRELVERGLAEWDVPPDS; this is encoded by the exons ATGGCACCTTGTCGTCAACTACTCATGTGGTCAGTACCATCCATAGCAGTCTTATTGGGTATTTTTTGGTTCAAGAAAAAAAGGGAATATGCAAAGTCTGACCCAGGTGGAAGAGAACGGCTAAAGAGTTTGAAAGAGGAACTTGCTGAGGTTTTGAACGCACAAGCTGAGGCAAATCGAGGCTCGCCTATAAGCAAATTAGAGCACTCTATCATTAAATCATCTCCTATTGATATCATACCTAACGGCACAAATTCACAGCGATCATCCCCTTTGGAACTCACTGACGAAGAAATTGATCTGGAGATAGAAAAAATAATCAGAATAAAATCCATTGGAAAAGAGAAGAGAATGTCAGCTGGCTTTGACAAACAAAATTTGATTGTGAGCTCATGTACTACAGAACCCTCCTTCGTAGTTAAGGAGTTGCAGAATAATTTGTGTTCACATGTTCAGCTCCAACAATCTTCACCTAAAAACTCAGAAATGCACATAATAGACAGTAATCATAGCTTTAGTAGTAATGTAAATTCTAATAAGGATCTGCTTGATTCAGAAGcagaatgttataaaaaaaatagtacaaacAATGGGACTGAGACCTTTGTGTCTGAAGGTGATACAATAGAAAATACCTCTGAAGGTACAGAAGGATTACAACCACTTGATGTTGTTGATGAACCCTGCAATACAGGTGACAACAATGATAGGTTTTCCACTTCACAAAGAAGACTCCTTTCGGAGAGGGACTCTGCTAATCATAGTCCTGTTGATCCTTTATTAGCTAGTCCCTCAATGTGCAATTTTTCAGATAATCACAGTGAG GGTTCAAGTGACAGTGGTAAAGGCTGTTCTGAGGCTGCTAGCCCTCCTCCTGCCAGTTTAAATATAGTTCCAACAGAAACAGACCTTAGGATACACCAATTTGTTTTATCTCAAAATCTTGTAGGTCTTTTAATAGGAAAACATGGTTCATTTGTGACTCAAATTAAAGCCAAAACTGGTGCAAGTGTTTACGTCAGAAGGCATCCTGAATCTTCCAAACAGAAAATATGTGCAGTTGAAG gAACACAAAGTGAAATAGAAGCAGCTTTAGATATGATAAAAGAAAAATTTCCTGAAAAAAAATTCCCAAACTTCTCACTGCAAGAAATCAGTGCTGAACTCTACCAAAAACTCACACCTCTCATCCCTGAGTTTTTACAA TTGGTCGAATCTGTGAATAACGACACGATATTGACGTGTCTGGTGAGTGCGGGGCACTTCTTCCTCCAGCAGCCCCTGCACCCCACGTTTCCGTCGCTGCACGTGCTTCACCGGCTAATGGCCGCCACGTACCAGAACCCGGATGTGCCGTCGTTGCCACGCCCCGTGAAAG AGGGAGCTATCTGTGCTGCGCCTACTGAAAATAATTGGTATCGCGCCCAAGTGATATCTACCTCTGAAGAGAATGATACATCTGTCGTGAAACTAGTGGACTTCGGTGGATATCTCACTGTTGACAACGATCAGCTCAAACAGATCCGCTCCGATTTTATGACACTGCCTTTCCAGGCGACGGAGGCTCTCTTAGCATTTGTGAAACCAGCTAACAATG AGTGGAGCGGAGAGGCTTTACGTATAATGGCCGGTTTGACCGCGGGGCAGCTCCTACACGCGCAGGTCGCAGGCTACGACGAGACTGGCCTGCCTCTTGTACATCTATACCTCACATTACATCCTCAA cAAGTCATATTCCTGAATAGAGAGCTAGTAGAACGCGGACTGGCGGAGTGGGATGTTCCACCAGACTCCTGA
- the LOC101736520 gene encoding A-kinase anchor protein 1, mitochondrial isoform X2 — protein sequence MAPCRQLLMWSVPSIAVLLGIFWFKKKREYAKSDPGGRERLKSLKEELAEVLNAQAEANRGSPISKLEHSIIKSSPIDIIPNGTNSQRSSPLELTDEEIDLEIEKIIRIKSIGKEKRMSAGFDKQNLIVSSCTTEPSFVVKELQNNLCSHVQLQQSSPKNSEMHIIDSNHSFSSNVNSNKDLLDSEAECYKKNSTNNGTETFVSEGDTIENTSEGTEGLQPLDVVDEPCNTGDNNDRFSTSQRRLLSERDSANHSPVDPLLASPSMCNFSDNHSEGSSDSGKGCSEAASPPPASLNIVPTETDLRIHQFVLSQNLVGLLIGKHGSFVTQIKAKTGASVYVRRHPESSKQKICAVEGTQSEIEAALDMIKEKFPEKKFPNFSLQEISAELYQKLTPLIPEFLQLQLVESVNNDTILTCLVSAGHFFLQQPLHPTFPSLHVLHRLMAATYQNPDVPSLPRPVKEGAICAAPTENNWYRAQVISTSEENDTSVVKLVDFGGYLTVDNDQLKQIRSDFMTLPFQATEALLAFVKPANNEWSGEALRIMAGLTAGQLLHAQVAGYDETGLPLVHLYLTLHPQQVIFLNRELVERGLAEWDVPPDS from the exons ATGGCACCTTGTCGTCAACTACTCATGTGGTCAGTACCATCCATAGCAGTCTTATTGGGTATTTTTTGGTTCAAGAAAAAAAGGGAATATGCAAAGTCTGACCCAGGTGGAAGAGAACGGCTAAAGAGTTTGAAAGAGGAACTTGCTGAGGTTTTGAACGCACAAGCTGAGGCAAATCGAGGCTCGCCTATAAGCAAATTAGAGCACTCTATCATTAAATCATCTCCTATTGATATCATACCTAACGGCACAAATTCACAGCGATCATCCCCTTTGGAACTCACTGACGAAGAAATTGATCTGGAGATAGAAAAAATAATCAGAATAAAATCCATTGGAAAAGAGAAGAGAATGTCAGCTGGCTTTGACAAACAAAATTTGATTGTGAGCTCATGTACTACAGAACCCTCCTTCGTAGTTAAGGAGTTGCAGAATAATTTGTGTTCACATGTTCAGCTCCAACAATCTTCACCTAAAAACTCAGAAATGCACATAATAGACAGTAATCATAGCTTTAGTAGTAATGTAAATTCTAATAAGGATCTGCTTGATTCAGAAGcagaatgttataaaaaaaatagtacaaacAATGGGACTGAGACCTTTGTGTCTGAAGGTGATACAATAGAAAATACCTCTGAAGGTACAGAAGGATTACAACCACTTGATGTTGTTGATGAACCCTGCAATACAGGTGACAACAATGATAGGTTTTCCACTTCACAAAGAAGACTCCTTTCGGAGAGGGACTCTGCTAATCATAGTCCTGTTGATCCTTTATTAGCTAGTCCCTCAATGTGCAATTTTTCAGATAATCACAGTGAG GGTTCAAGTGACAGTGGTAAAGGCTGTTCTGAGGCTGCTAGCCCTCCTCCTGCCAGTTTAAATATAGTTCCAACAGAAACAGACCTTAGGATACACCAATTTGTTTTATCTCAAAATCTTGTAGGTCTTTTAATAGGAAAACATGGTTCATTTGTGACTCAAATTAAAGCCAAAACTGGTGCAAGTGTTTACGTCAGAAGGCATCCTGAATCTTCCAAACAGAAAATATGTGCAGTTGAAG gAACACAAAGTGAAATAGAAGCAGCTTTAGATATGATAAAAGAAAAATTTCCTGAAAAAAAATTCCCAAACTTCTCACTGCAAGAAATCAGTGCTGAACTCTACCAAAAACTCACACCTCTCATCCCTGAGTTTTTACAA TTACAGTTGGTCGAATCTGTGAATAACGACACGATATTGACGTGTCTGGTGAGTGCGGGGCACTTCTTCCTCCAGCAGCCCCTGCACCCCACGTTTCCGTCGCTGCACGTGCTTCACCGGCTAATGGCCGCCACGTACCAGAACCCGGATGTGCCGTCGTTGCCACGCCCCGTGAAAG AGGGAGCTATCTGTGCTGCGCCTACTGAAAATAATTGGTATCGCGCCCAAGTGATATCTACCTCTGAAGAGAATGATACATCTGTCGTGAAACTAGTGGACTTCGGTGGATATCTCACTGTTGACAACGATCAGCTCAAACAGATCCGCTCCGATTTTATGACACTGCCTTTCCAGGCGACGGAGGCTCTCTTAGCATTTGTGAAACCAGCTAACAATG AGTGGAGCGGAGAGGCTTTACGTATAATGGCCGGTTTGACCGCGGGGCAGCTCCTACACGCGCAGGTCGCAGGCTACGACGAGACTGGCCTGCCTCTTGTACATCTATACCTCACATTACATCCTCAA cAAGTCATATTCCTGAATAGAGAGCTAGTAGAACGCGGACTGGCGGAGTGGGATGTTCCACCAGACTCCTGA
- the LOC101736520 gene encoding A-kinase anchor protein 1, mitochondrial isoform X1 translates to MAPCRQLLMWSVPSIAVLLGIFWFKKKREYAKSDPGGRERLKSLKEELAEVLNAQAEANRGSPISKLEHSIIKSSPIDIIPNGTNSQRSSPLELTDEEIDLEIEKIIRIKSIGKEKRMSAGFDKQNLIVSSCTTEPSFVVKELQNNLCSHVQLQQSSPKNSEMHIIDSNHSFSSNVNSNKDLLDSEAECYKKNSTNNGTETFVSEGDTIENTSEGTEGLQPLDVVDEPCNTGDNNDRFSTSQRRLLSERDSANHSPVDPLLASPSMCNFSDNHSEGSSDSGKGCSEAASPPPASLNIVPTETDLRIHQFVLSQNLVGLLIGKHGSFVTQIKAKTGASVYVRRHPESSKQKICAVEGTQSEIEAALDMIKEKFPEKKFPNFSLQEISAELYQKLTPLIPEFLQLQLVESVNNDTILTCLVSAGHFFLQQPLHPTFPSLHVLHRLMAATYQNPDVPSLPRPVKEGAICAAPTENNWYRAQVISTSEENDTSVVKLVDFGGYLTVDNDQLKQIRSDFMTLPFQATEALLAFVKPANNVEWSGEALRIMAGLTAGQLLHAQVAGYDETGLPLVHLYLTLHPQQVIFLNRELVERGLAEWDVPPDS, encoded by the exons ATGGCACCTTGTCGTCAACTACTCATGTGGTCAGTACCATCCATAGCAGTCTTATTGGGTATTTTTTGGTTCAAGAAAAAAAGGGAATATGCAAAGTCTGACCCAGGTGGAAGAGAACGGCTAAAGAGTTTGAAAGAGGAACTTGCTGAGGTTTTGAACGCACAAGCTGAGGCAAATCGAGGCTCGCCTATAAGCAAATTAGAGCACTCTATCATTAAATCATCTCCTATTGATATCATACCTAACGGCACAAATTCACAGCGATCATCCCCTTTGGAACTCACTGACGAAGAAATTGATCTGGAGATAGAAAAAATAATCAGAATAAAATCCATTGGAAAAGAGAAGAGAATGTCAGCTGGCTTTGACAAACAAAATTTGATTGTGAGCTCATGTACTACAGAACCCTCCTTCGTAGTTAAGGAGTTGCAGAATAATTTGTGTTCACATGTTCAGCTCCAACAATCTTCACCTAAAAACTCAGAAATGCACATAATAGACAGTAATCATAGCTTTAGTAGTAATGTAAATTCTAATAAGGATCTGCTTGATTCAGAAGcagaatgttataaaaaaaatagtacaaacAATGGGACTGAGACCTTTGTGTCTGAAGGTGATACAATAGAAAATACCTCTGAAGGTACAGAAGGATTACAACCACTTGATGTTGTTGATGAACCCTGCAATACAGGTGACAACAATGATAGGTTTTCCACTTCACAAAGAAGACTCCTTTCGGAGAGGGACTCTGCTAATCATAGTCCTGTTGATCCTTTATTAGCTAGTCCCTCAATGTGCAATTTTTCAGATAATCACAGTGAG GGTTCAAGTGACAGTGGTAAAGGCTGTTCTGAGGCTGCTAGCCCTCCTCCTGCCAGTTTAAATATAGTTCCAACAGAAACAGACCTTAGGATACACCAATTTGTTTTATCTCAAAATCTTGTAGGTCTTTTAATAGGAAAACATGGTTCATTTGTGACTCAAATTAAAGCCAAAACTGGTGCAAGTGTTTACGTCAGAAGGCATCCTGAATCTTCCAAACAGAAAATATGTGCAGTTGAAG gAACACAAAGTGAAATAGAAGCAGCTTTAGATATGATAAAAGAAAAATTTCCTGAAAAAAAATTCCCAAACTTCTCACTGCAAGAAATCAGTGCTGAACTCTACCAAAAACTCACACCTCTCATCCCTGAGTTTTTACAA TTACAGTTGGTCGAATCTGTGAATAACGACACGATATTGACGTGTCTGGTGAGTGCGGGGCACTTCTTCCTCCAGCAGCCCCTGCACCCCACGTTTCCGTCGCTGCACGTGCTTCACCGGCTAATGGCCGCCACGTACCAGAACCCGGATGTGCCGTCGTTGCCACGCCCCGTGAAAG AGGGAGCTATCTGTGCTGCGCCTACTGAAAATAATTGGTATCGCGCCCAAGTGATATCTACCTCTGAAGAGAATGATACATCTGTCGTGAAACTAGTGGACTTCGGTGGATATCTCACTGTTGACAACGATCAGCTCAAACAGATCCGCTCCGATTTTATGACACTGCCTTTCCAGGCGACGGAGGCTCTCTTAGCATTTGTGAAACCAGCTAACAATG TAGAGTGGAGCGGAGAGGCTTTACGTATAATGGCCGGTTTGACCGCGGGGCAGCTCCTACACGCGCAGGTCGCAGGCTACGACGAGACTGGCCTGCCTCTTGTACATCTATACCTCACATTACATCCTCAA cAAGTCATATTCCTGAATAGAGAGCTAGTAGAACGCGGACTGGCGGAGTGGGATGTTCCACCAGACTCCTGA
- the LOC101736520 gene encoding A-kinase anchor protein 1, mitochondrial isoform X5, whose amino-acid sequence MEYLQRSSPLELTDEEIDLEIEKIIRIKSIGKEKRMSAGFDKQNLIVSSCTTEPSFVVKELQNNLCSHVQLQQSSPKNSEMHIIDSNHSFSSNVNSNKDLLDSEAECYKKNSTNNGTETFVSEGDTIENTSEGTEGLQPLDVVDEPCNTGDNNDRFSTSQRRLLSERDSANHSPVDPLLASPSMCNFSDNHSEGSSDSGKGCSEAASPPPASLNIVPTETDLRIHQFVLSQNLVGLLIGKHGSFVTQIKAKTGASVYVRRHPESSKQKICAVEGTQSEIEAALDMIKEKFPEKKFPNFSLQEISAELYQKLTPLIPEFLQLQLVESVNNDTILTCLVSAGHFFLQQPLHPTFPSLHVLHRLMAATYQNPDVPSLPRPVKEGAICAAPTENNWYRAQVISTSEENDTSVVKLVDFGGYLTVDNDQLKQIRSDFMTLPFQATEALLAFVKPANNVEWSGEALRIMAGLTAGQLLHAQVAGYDETGLPLVHLYLTLHPQQVIFLNRELVERGLAEWDVPPDS is encoded by the exons CGATCATCCCCTTTGGAACTCACTGACGAAGAAATTGATCTGGAGATAGAAAAAATAATCAGAATAAAATCCATTGGAAAAGAGAAGAGAATGTCAGCTGGCTTTGACAAACAAAATTTGATTGTGAGCTCATGTACTACAGAACCCTCCTTCGTAGTTAAGGAGTTGCAGAATAATTTGTGTTCACATGTTCAGCTCCAACAATCTTCACCTAAAAACTCAGAAATGCACATAATAGACAGTAATCATAGCTTTAGTAGTAATGTAAATTCTAATAAGGATCTGCTTGATTCAGAAGcagaatgttataaaaaaaatagtacaaacAATGGGACTGAGACCTTTGTGTCTGAAGGTGATACAATAGAAAATACCTCTGAAGGTACAGAAGGATTACAACCACTTGATGTTGTTGATGAACCCTGCAATACAGGTGACAACAATGATAGGTTTTCCACTTCACAAAGAAGACTCCTTTCGGAGAGGGACTCTGCTAATCATAGTCCTGTTGATCCTTTATTAGCTAGTCCCTCAATGTGCAATTTTTCAGATAATCACAGTGAG GGTTCAAGTGACAGTGGTAAAGGCTGTTCTGAGGCTGCTAGCCCTCCTCCTGCCAGTTTAAATATAGTTCCAACAGAAACAGACCTTAGGATACACCAATTTGTTTTATCTCAAAATCTTGTAGGTCTTTTAATAGGAAAACATGGTTCATTTGTGACTCAAATTAAAGCCAAAACTGGTGCAAGTGTTTACGTCAGAAGGCATCCTGAATCTTCCAAACAGAAAATATGTGCAGTTGAAG gAACACAAAGTGAAATAGAAGCAGCTTTAGATATGATAAAAGAAAAATTTCCTGAAAAAAAATTCCCAAACTTCTCACTGCAAGAAATCAGTGCTGAACTCTACCAAAAACTCACACCTCTCATCCCTGAGTTTTTACAA TTACAGTTGGTCGAATCTGTGAATAACGACACGATATTGACGTGTCTGGTGAGTGCGGGGCACTTCTTCCTCCAGCAGCCCCTGCACCCCACGTTTCCGTCGCTGCACGTGCTTCACCGGCTAATGGCCGCCACGTACCAGAACCCGGATGTGCCGTCGTTGCCACGCCCCGTGAAAG AGGGAGCTATCTGTGCTGCGCCTACTGAAAATAATTGGTATCGCGCCCAAGTGATATCTACCTCTGAAGAGAATGATACATCTGTCGTGAAACTAGTGGACTTCGGTGGATATCTCACTGTTGACAACGATCAGCTCAAACAGATCCGCTCCGATTTTATGACACTGCCTTTCCAGGCGACGGAGGCTCTCTTAGCATTTGTGAAACCAGCTAACAATG TAGAGTGGAGCGGAGAGGCTTTACGTATAATGGCCGGTTTGACCGCGGGGCAGCTCCTACACGCGCAGGTCGCAGGCTACGACGAGACTGGCCTGCCTCTTGTACATCTATACCTCACATTACATCCTCAA cAAGTCATATTCCTGAATAGAGAGCTAGTAGAACGCGGACTGGCGGAGTGGGATGTTCCACCAGACTCCTGA
- the LOC101736520 gene encoding A-kinase anchor protein 1, mitochondrial isoform X7 gives MEYLQRSSPLELTDEEIDLEIEKIIRIKSIGKEKRMSAGFDKQNLIVSSCTTEPSFVVKELQNNLCSHVQLQQSSPKNSEMHIIDSNHSFSSNVNSNKDLLDSEAECYKKNSTNNGTETFVSEGDTIENTSEGTEGLQPLDVVDEPCNTGDNNDRFSTSQRRLLSERDSANHSPVDPLLASPSMCNFSDNHSEGSSDSGKGCSEAASPPPASLNIVPTETDLRIHQFVLSQNLVGLLIGKHGSFVTQIKAKTGASVYVRRHPESSKQKICAVEGTQSEIEAALDMIKEKFPEKKFPNFSLQEISAELYQKLTPLIPEFLQLVESVNNDTILTCLVSAGHFFLQQPLHPTFPSLHVLHRLMAATYQNPDVPSLPRPVKEGAICAAPTENNWYRAQVISTSEENDTSVVKLVDFGGYLTVDNDQLKQIRSDFMTLPFQATEALLAFVKPANNEWSGEALRIMAGLTAGQLLHAQVAGYDETGLPLVHLYLTLHPQQVIFLNRELVERGLAEWDVPPDS, from the exons CGATCATCCCCTTTGGAACTCACTGACGAAGAAATTGATCTGGAGATAGAAAAAATAATCAGAATAAAATCCATTGGAAAAGAGAAGAGAATGTCAGCTGGCTTTGACAAACAAAATTTGATTGTGAGCTCATGTACTACAGAACCCTCCTTCGTAGTTAAGGAGTTGCAGAATAATTTGTGTTCACATGTTCAGCTCCAACAATCTTCACCTAAAAACTCAGAAATGCACATAATAGACAGTAATCATAGCTTTAGTAGTAATGTAAATTCTAATAAGGATCTGCTTGATTCAGAAGcagaatgttataaaaaaaatagtacaaacAATGGGACTGAGACCTTTGTGTCTGAAGGTGATACAATAGAAAATACCTCTGAAGGTACAGAAGGATTACAACCACTTGATGTTGTTGATGAACCCTGCAATACAGGTGACAACAATGATAGGTTTTCCACTTCACAAAGAAGACTCCTTTCGGAGAGGGACTCTGCTAATCATAGTCCTGTTGATCCTTTATTAGCTAGTCCCTCAATGTGCAATTTTTCAGATAATCACAGTGAG GGTTCAAGTGACAGTGGTAAAGGCTGTTCTGAGGCTGCTAGCCCTCCTCCTGCCAGTTTAAATATAGTTCCAACAGAAACAGACCTTAGGATACACCAATTTGTTTTATCTCAAAATCTTGTAGGTCTTTTAATAGGAAAACATGGTTCATTTGTGACTCAAATTAAAGCCAAAACTGGTGCAAGTGTTTACGTCAGAAGGCATCCTGAATCTTCCAAACAGAAAATATGTGCAGTTGAAG gAACACAAAGTGAAATAGAAGCAGCTTTAGATATGATAAAAGAAAAATTTCCTGAAAAAAAATTCCCAAACTTCTCACTGCAAGAAATCAGTGCTGAACTCTACCAAAAACTCACACCTCTCATCCCTGAGTTTTTACAA TTGGTCGAATCTGTGAATAACGACACGATATTGACGTGTCTGGTGAGTGCGGGGCACTTCTTCCTCCAGCAGCCCCTGCACCCCACGTTTCCGTCGCTGCACGTGCTTCACCGGCTAATGGCCGCCACGTACCAGAACCCGGATGTGCCGTCGTTGCCACGCCCCGTGAAAG AGGGAGCTATCTGTGCTGCGCCTACTGAAAATAATTGGTATCGCGCCCAAGTGATATCTACCTCTGAAGAGAATGATACATCTGTCGTGAAACTAGTGGACTTCGGTGGATATCTCACTGTTGACAACGATCAGCTCAAACAGATCCGCTCCGATTTTATGACACTGCCTTTCCAGGCGACGGAGGCTCTCTTAGCATTTGTGAAACCAGCTAACAATG AGTGGAGCGGAGAGGCTTTACGTATAATGGCCGGTTTGACCGCGGGGCAGCTCCTACACGCGCAGGTCGCAGGCTACGACGAGACTGGCCTGCCTCTTGTACATCTATACCTCACATTACATCCTCAA cAAGTCATATTCCTGAATAGAGAGCTAGTAGAACGCGGACTGGCGGAGTGGGATGTTCCACCAGACTCCTGA